The following are encoded in a window of Natronoarchaeum philippinense genomic DNA:
- a CDS encoding alpha/beta hydrolase has translation MSDTLDWREYDLSEDPTVAGDVRVSSSLYSERLDRETELLAYLPPSYDTADREYPVVYMHDGKNLFDDRISYSGEWQVDETMETLAEEGIEAIVVGIPNADDDRGGEYSPVEPTGAGVEDAPYDPDELPGGDADEYLAFLAERVVPAVEDSFRTKTGREYRGLAGSSLGGLVSLYGYFEYPDLFGFAGVLSPAFWWTEGQIFEYVAEQSHVPGRLYLDVGGDEMPDSPDLSARYREEAREMVEQLEAMGYDDSELRFVLEEGAVHQEAAWARRFPDAARFLLGE, from the coding sequence ATGAGCGACACACTCGACTGGCGCGAGTACGACCTCTCGGAGGATCCGACCGTCGCCGGCGACGTGCGCGTATCGAGCAGTCTCTACTCGGAGCGTCTGGACCGCGAGACCGAACTGCTGGCGTACCTACCGCCGTCCTACGACACTGCCGACCGCGAGTATCCCGTCGTCTACATGCACGACGGCAAAAACCTGTTCGACGACCGGATCAGCTACTCCGGGGAGTGGCAGGTCGACGAGACGATGGAGACTCTCGCCGAGGAGGGAATCGAGGCAATCGTCGTCGGGATTCCGAACGCCGACGACGACCGGGGAGGCGAGTACAGCCCCGTCGAGCCGACGGGGGCCGGCGTCGAAGACGCACCCTACGACCCCGACGAGTTGCCCGGCGGCGACGCCGACGAGTATCTGGCGTTCCTCGCTGAGCGCGTCGTTCCGGCCGTCGAGGACAGCTTCCGGACGAAGACAGGCCGCGAGTATCGCGGGCTCGCCGGCTCCTCGCTGGGCGGGCTCGTCAGTCTCTATGGCTACTTCGAGTATCCCGATCTGTTCGGCTTTGCCGGCGTGCTGAGTCCCGCGTTCTGGTGGACCGAGGGACAGATCTTCGAGTACGTCGCTGAGCAGTCCCACGTTCCCGGCCGGCTCTATCTCGACGTTGGCGGCGACGAGATGCCCGACAGTCCCGACCTCTCGGCGCGCTACCGCGAGGAAGCCCGCGAGATGGTCGAACAACTCGAGGCGATGGGGTACGACGACTCGGAGCTTCGGTTCGTGCTCGAAGAGGGGGCCGTCCACCAAGAAGCGGCGTGGGCGCGGCGCTTCCCCGATGCGGCTCGGTTTCTGCTCGGTGAGTGA
- a CDS encoding RNA ligase — MEYHRQLGLSPETFETVLDHVERASYEGTEYRHVPDYRRGVERGTVLFDGAVVRGFPKVPRTLVLGAGVPQQFDGPVAVEEKLNGYNTRIARIDGDVLAFSRSGLVCPYTTWFVERRLDLDPLFDDHPDTAVCGEMIGSENPYTPHDYSGVDSLAFRAFDWRDRQSGEPLDVRGRRERYGEYGVPQVRLFGVYDPDDAADELREIIDQLDADDREGIVMKSLDGVTQLKYTTSAANRGDLAYAFSLPFDYGQAFMFRRLIREAFQSIEWNESPEQAHKRAHAVGEAIVLSMTETIERVADGEAVGERHTVRGDPAAIDDLLDHLDAQGLTIDVQADDRVERERDGAERVVTFCKRVQSTNDTIRGYLDGQIVRE, encoded by the coding sequence GTGGAGTACCACCGACAGCTCGGGCTGTCACCCGAGACGTTCGAGACCGTGCTCGACCACGTCGAGCGGGCGAGCTACGAGGGCACCGAGTACCGCCACGTTCCGGACTATCGCCGCGGCGTCGAGCGCGGGACGGTCCTGTTCGACGGCGCGGTCGTCCGCGGCTTCCCGAAGGTGCCCCGGACGCTCGTTCTCGGGGCGGGCGTCCCGCAGCAGTTCGACGGCCCCGTCGCCGTCGAGGAGAAACTGAACGGATACAACACTCGCATCGCACGCATCGACGGCGACGTGCTGGCGTTCTCGCGGAGCGGACTGGTCTGCCCCTACACGACGTGGTTCGTCGAGCGCCGACTCGATCTCGATCCGCTGTTCGACGACCATCCCGACACCGCGGTCTGTGGCGAGATGATCGGGTCCGAGAACCCCTACACTCCCCACGACTACTCCGGCGTCGACTCGCTGGCGTTCCGCGCGTTCGACTGGCGCGACCGCCAGTCGGGTGAGCCCCTCGACGTGCGCGGGCGCCGGGAGCGCTACGGCGAGTACGGCGTCCCGCAGGTCCGGCTGTTCGGCGTCTACGATCCGGACGACGCCGCGGACGAGCTTCGAGAGATCATCGACCAGTTAGACGCCGACGACCGGGAGGGCATCGTGATGAAATCCCTCGACGGCGTGACCCAGTTGAAGTACACGACCTCGGCGGCCAACCGTGGCGATCTTGCCTACGCCTTCTCGTTGCCCTTCGACTACGGACAGGCGTTCATGTTCCGGCGGCTCATCCGCGAGGCGTTCCAGTCGATCGAGTGGAACGAATCACCCGAGCAAGCACACAAGCGCGCTCACGCGGTCGGTGAGGCGATCGTACTGTCGATGACCGAGACTATCGAACGCGTTGCTGACGGCGAGGCCGTCGGCGAGCGCCACACGGTGCGGGGCGATCCCGCGGCGATCGACGACCTGCTCGATCACCTCGACGCGCAGGGACTGACGATCGACGTGCAAGCCGACGACCGGGTCGAGAGGGAGCGCGACGGCGCCGAGCGCGTCGTCACGTTCTGCAAGCGCGTCCAGTCGACTAACGACACGATTCGAGGCTACCTCGACGGACAGATCGTCCGGGAGTAG
- a CDS encoding alpha/beta fold hydrolase yields MDLPDDWTTGTVRANGIDIHYYRTGSGPPIVMAHGYTDNGRCWAPLAADLRSDYDLIMYDARGHGKSDAPASGYGIDDRVEDFVGVVRALDLDDPIFFGHSMGGSAANCAAAAYPELPRALVLEDPAGMLGDFGDPDARARDKRAEIEGWQDRSVEEFIDDSSAHGAELEYALALARTECSPEIAQVAREGYPDAGTAFEDVRCPTLVLKADAEPAARADHLDAAAALADGRLVHVPGAEHCVFRTRYDAAYRELRTFLRRRS; encoded by the coding sequence ATGGATCTACCGGACGACTGGACGACTGGCACCGTCCGCGCGAACGGCATCGACATCCACTACTACCGAACGGGATCAGGACCGCCGATCGTCATGGCACACGGCTACACCGACAACGGCCGGTGCTGGGCGCCGCTGGCAGCCGATCTGCGCTCGGACTACGACCTCATCATGTACGACGCCCGCGGCCACGGCAAATCCGACGCTCCGGCGTCGGGGTACGGCATCGACGACCGCGTCGAGGATTTCGTCGGCGTCGTTCGGGCGCTGGACCTCGACGATCCCATCTTCTTCGGGCACTCGATGGGCGGCTCGGCGGCCAACTGCGCCGCGGCGGCGTACCCCGAGCTCCCGCGCGCGCTCGTCCTCGAAGATCCGGCGGGGATGCTCGGCGACTTCGGCGATCCCGACGCTCGCGCGCGGGACAAGCGCGCCGAGATCGAAGGATGGCAGGACCGGTCGGTCGAGGAGTTCATCGACGACTCGAGCGCGCACGGTGCCGAACTGGAGTATGCCCTTGCGCTGGCCCGAACCGAGTGTAGCCCCGAAATCGCACAGGTCGCCCGGGAGGGGTATCCCGACGCCGGAACCGCCTTCGAGGACGTGCGCTGCCCGACGCTGGTGTTGAAGGCCGACGCCGAACCGGCTGCTCGCGCCGATCACCTCGACGCCGCAGCTGCGCTTGCCGACGGCCGACTCGTCCACGTTCCCGGCGCCGAACACTGCGTCTTTCGGACCCGGTACGACGCCGCGTATCGGGAGCTTCGGACGTTCCTGCGGCGGCGGTCCTAG
- a CDS encoding 2Fe-2S iron-sulfur cluster-binding protein: MPTVTFDGTEIECEAGEILRDVLLDAGETPHNGLSSRLNCHGMATCGTCAVEIEGAAGERNAAEERRLSFPPHDPHDGLRLACQTTVQGDVEVTKHEGFWGQNVDE, translated from the coding sequence ATGCCCACAGTAACGTTCGACGGCACGGAAATCGAGTGCGAGGCGGGCGAAATTCTCCGGGACGTGCTGCTGGACGCCGGTGAGACGCCGCACAACGGCTTGTCAAGTCGGCTCAACTGCCACGGTATGGCAACTTGTGGCACCTGCGCGGTCGAGATCGAAGGCGCGGCCGGCGAGCGTAACGCCGCCGAGGAGCGACGCCTGTCGTTCCCGCCACACGATCCCCACGACGGACTCCGACTCGCCTGCCAGACGACGGTTCAGGGCGATGTCGAGGTGACCAAACACGAGGGGTTCTGGGGACAGAACGTCGACGAGTAG
- a CDS encoding sensor histidine kinase, which yields MSLFGADPLLVAYVVAFGGTGLLCFISIPRTRQITDPDTRRGLVSLLVLCGGWSVSHVGYLLVPMRSARLVFFVIGLSTGLAAVGAWLYFCSAYTGRMLHRMPSIRRAAVAVFAGIVLVKLTNPIHGIYYTATWQTTPFRYLAIEPGLAHWLAMALAYALSFVGYFMLIERFLQVDYDAKPFIALVTLTGLPAIADVLGVTSPLLLNTTYEPIGVAAFAVGILFFYLDGFQNIQLAGNDDEPVVYLNEERTVRESNQQARTLFPELVDATGRPIEDVLPDVADRLDDDGETILERTQGDSTRYYQVSASPFTAGEVQIGELLRIEDVTEAERYRRELERETERLNAFASMVAHDLRNPLNVAQGYVDIEREREDREELEAIDESLDRMDDIIEDVLTLAREGEDIGDTEPVSLAATVEQCWQGVDTAAATLAVEDDLQVIADESRLRQLIENLLRNAVEHGGSDVTITVGELDGSSGFYVEDDGDGIPAESRERVLEAGFTSSEDGTGFGLEIVKKIANAHGWAVTVTESDDGGARFEFDGIEWAPRVPES from the coding sequence GTGTCGCTCTTTGGTGCAGACCCGCTGCTCGTCGCCTACGTCGTCGCGTTCGGCGGCACGGGACTGCTCTGTTTTATCAGCATCCCCCGGACTCGACAGATAACCGACCCCGACACGCGGCGAGGACTCGTCTCGTTGCTGGTGCTGTGTGGCGGCTGGTCCGTCTCGCACGTCGGCTACCTGCTCGTCCCGATGCGGTCGGCGCGGCTCGTGTTCTTCGTGATCGGGCTCTCGACGGGGCTGGCCGCCGTCGGGGCGTGGCTGTACTTCTGTTCGGCCTACACTGGACGGATGCTCCACCGGATGCCGTCGATCCGCCGGGCCGCTGTCGCCGTCTTCGCCGGTATCGTGCTGGTGAAGCTCACGAACCCGATTCACGGGATTTACTACACGGCGACGTGGCAGACGACGCCGTTTCGCTACCTCGCCATCGAGCCGGGGCTGGCCCACTGGCTGGCGATGGCACTGGCGTACGCGCTGTCGTTCGTCGGCTACTTCATGCTGATCGAGCGATTTCTGCAGGTCGACTACGATGCGAAGCCGTTTATCGCGCTGGTGACGCTGACGGGACTGCCCGCCATCGCCGACGTACTGGGCGTCACCAGCCCGCTGCTGTTGAACACCACCTACGAGCCGATCGGCGTCGCGGCCTTCGCCGTCGGCATCCTGTTTTTCTACCTCGACGGCTTTCAGAACATTCAACTCGCCGGCAACGACGACGAACCCGTCGTCTATCTCAACGAGGAACGAACCGTTCGGGAGTCGAACCAGCAGGCACGCACCCTGTTTCCGGAACTGGTCGACGCGACCGGCCGACCGATCGAGGACGTGCTTCCCGACGTTGCCGACCGTCTGGACGACGACGGCGAGACCATCCTCGAACGCACACAGGGCGACTCGACGCGCTACTACCAGGTGTCGGCGTCGCCGTTTACCGCCGGCGAGGTCCAGATCGGCGAACTGCTGCGGATCGAGGACGTGACCGAAGCCGAGCGGTACCGCCGAGAGCTAGAGCGAGAGACCGAGCGCCTGAACGCGTTCGCCAGCATGGTCGCCCACGACCTCCGAAATCCGTTGAACGTCGCACAGGGGTACGTCGACATCGAGCGCGAGCGCGAGGACCGCGAGGAGTTGGAAGCCATCGACGAGAGCCTCGACCGGATGGACGACATCATCGAGGACGTGCTGACGCTCGCACGAGAGGGCGAGGACATCGGCGACACTGAACCGGTGTCGCTGGCGGCGACCGTCGAGCAGTGCTGGCAGGGCGTCGATACCGCCGCCGCGACGCTGGCCGTCGAGGACGACCTGCAGGTGATCGCAGACGAGAGCCGACTCCGACAGCTCATCGAAAACTTGCTTCGCAACGCCGTCGAACACGGCGGGTCGGACGTGACGATCACCGTCGGCGAGCTAGACGGCAGTAGCGGCTTCTACGTCGAAGACGACGGTGACGGCATTCCCGCGGAGAGCCGAGAGCGCGTCCTCGAAGCCGGCTTCACCTCCTCGGAGGACGGCACCGGGTTCGGTCTCGAAATCGTCAAGAAGATCGCGAACGCCCACGGCTGGGCCGTCACCGTGACCGAGAGCGACGACGGCGGGGCGAGATTCGAGTTCGACGGAATCGAGTGGGCACCTCGGGTCCCGGAGTCCTGA
- a CDS encoding AI-2E family transporter, with amino-acid sequence MGTRGGNSAERLLWTMIGVVLAAFVGVALRSYVGALVSAIFLYYATRPIYRRIEARTAHPTLAVVLTLLALVVPMLIVIGYGLALLVQELDSVLSGGALSTLQPYVQPYLDLIQRGELRQLRQTVSQAGGVPGSAGSAAGSVLSRLVAAIGAVFAVLTRVALMLILLFYLLRDGHKLRSWFVSAVEYDDRIVSFVDGVDADLETVFFNNLAFIVFTAVQASLIYLGFNLLAPGSAVVGTPVLLGALIGIGTLVPVVGMKLVYLPYAAYLGAAAVVGSTPAWHPIAFLAVSGVVVDTIPDIVIRPYLSGRNTLHIGLVMLGYFLGALTFGWWGLFFGPIVVVAAVHFAEDIFPWLVGEYL; translated from the coding sequence ATGGGAACTCGCGGCGGCAACTCGGCCGAGAGGCTGCTTTGGACGATGATCGGCGTCGTGCTGGCAGCTTTCGTCGGCGTCGCGCTGCGGAGCTACGTCGGTGCGCTCGTCTCGGCGATCTTTCTGTACTACGCGACTCGCCCGATCTACCGCCGGATCGAGGCGCGCACGGCCCACCCGACTCTCGCCGTGGTGCTGACGCTGCTGGCGCTGGTCGTTCCGATGCTGATCGTGATCGGCTACGGCCTCGCCCTGCTGGTACAGGAACTCGACAGCGTGCTCTCGGGGGGCGCTCTTTCGACGCTGCAACCGTACGTCCAGCCGTATCTGGACTTGATTCAGCGCGGTGAGCTTCGGCAGCTTCGCCAGACAGTTTCCCAAGCCGGCGGTGTGCCCGGTTCGGCCGGAAGCGCAGCCGGCAGCGTTCTGAGCCGGCTCGTGGCAGCCATCGGCGCCGTCTTCGCCGTCCTCACGAGAGTGGCGCTGATGCTCATTCTCCTCTTTTATCTCCTGCGCGACGGCCACAAACTCCGGAGTTGGTTCGTCAGCGCCGTCGAGTACGACGACCGGATCGTCTCCTTCGTCGACGGCGTCGACGCCGACCTCGAAACGGTCTTTTTCAACAATCTCGCGTTCATCGTGTTCACGGCCGTGCAGGCGAGCCTGATCTATCTCGGATTTAACCTGCTCGCGCCGGGCAGCGCCGTCGTCGGGACGCCGGTGTTGCTCGGCGCGCTCATCGGGATCGGGACGCTCGTCCCGGTCGTCGGGATGAAGCTGGTCTACCTGCCCTACGCGGCGTACCTCGGGGCAGCGGCGGTGGTGGGTTCGACCCCGGCGTGGCATCCGATCGCGTTTCTCGCCGTGTCGGGAGTCGTCGTCGACACGATCCCGGACATCGTCATCCGGCCGTACCTCTCGGGGCGCAACACGCTCCACATCGGCCTCGTGATGCTTGGCTACTTCCTCGGGGCGCTGACCTTCGGCTGGTGGGGGCTGTTTTTCGGCCCGATCGTCGTCGTCGCCGCCGTCCACTTCGCCGAGGACATCTTCCCGTGGCTCGTCGGCGAATACCTCTAA
- a CDS encoding RNA ligase partner protein yields the protein MPDDPFKQRFVLDTSVFLTDEIRGDGESLQAAVLDLLDLIAAARLRLGISCYVPPTIHDELTTMLADRDVDDDVFSKLNTWVIRKHPDRYEVSIPANVVYSFVDEMSDRVDRGLRVAEDAVRRAEAASDEPIEDHEHMTVADQVISDLRDKYRSALRRGVLDSREDFDLLVLGRELDAGVVTEDQGIVAWTEDFGLRYLRGREFPDLLREYLRAVEEIDESGADAG from the coding sequence ATGCCAGACGACCCGTTCAAACAGCGGTTCGTCCTCGATACGTCGGTGTTCCTGACCGACGAGATCCGGGGCGACGGCGAGTCCCTGCAGGCGGCCGTGCTGGATCTGTTGGACCTGATCGCGGCGGCGCGACTACGCTTGGGCATCTCTTGTTACGTCCCGCCGACGATCCACGACGAGTTGACGACGATGCTCGCCGATCGGGACGTCGACGACGACGTGTTCTCGAAGCTCAACACGTGGGTGATCCGCAAACACCCCGACCGGTACGAGGTGTCGATCCCCGCGAACGTCGTCTACAGCTTCGTCGACGAGATGAGCGACCGCGTCGATCGCGGGCTCCGGGTCGCCGAGGACGCGGTCCGCCGGGCCGAAGCGGCGTCCGACGAGCCGATCGAGGACCACGAGCACATGACCGTCGCCGATCAGGTCATCTCGGACCTACGGGACAAGTACCGCAGCGCCCTTCGCCGGGGCGTGCTCGACTCGCGGGAGGACTTCGATCTGCTCGTGCTCGGGCGCGAGCTCGACGCCGGCGTCGTCACCGAAGATCAGGGCATCGTCGCGTGGACCGAGGACTTCGGGCTGCGTTACCTGCGAGGGCGGGAGTTCCCTGATCTCCTTCGGGAGTATCTTCGGGCTGTCGAGGAGATCGACGAATCGGGCGCCGACGCTGGCTGA
- a CDS encoding cation:proton antiporter domain-containing protein produces MTELNVVVLLFGGLTLTLSLISGLLKERLYVVTDPLVATLFGVVIGPVGLGMVVLPAGWERLVVVEQTARVTVALAVTSIALRLPDSYVRRRARSLAVLLVPGMTAMWLLSGLSAYLAVGVAVPTAMLIGAVVTPTDPVIANTIVTGRLAEENIPSRVRRLISGESGANDGLAAPFVHLGILTVLYPPSAALAEWVPSTFVQELAIPIAVGVAVGASAGIVERWTSEREITDETSVLTVTVALTFAVLGAVTVLGGGGILGVFVAALAYSRFADPSDEAHEQQVTEVFNRLFSFPVFVLFGMEIPWARWTALGWRGPALVVAVLLARRLPMVLALGPAIHPLDTLRSRLFAGWFGPVGIAALYYATLAARETGVEIVWVAGSLVVAGSLLAHGVTATPLTLLYGRHDADAQ; encoded by the coding sequence ATGACGGAGCTGAACGTCGTGGTCCTTCTGTTCGGAGGGTTGACGCTTACGCTCAGCCTCATCAGCGGGCTCCTGAAGGAGCGACTCTACGTCGTGACCGATCCGCTGGTGGCCACGCTGTTCGGCGTCGTCATCGGTCCGGTCGGCCTCGGGATGGTCGTCCTTCCGGCGGGCTGGGAGCGACTCGTCGTCGTCGAGCAGACTGCCCGCGTCACGGTTGCGCTCGCGGTGACCAGTATCGCGCTTCGGCTTCCCGACTCGTACGTTCGACGCCGCGCGCGTTCGCTCGCCGTGTTGCTCGTCCCCGGCATGACTGCGATGTGGCTTCTCAGCGGGTTGTCGGCGTACCTCGCGGTCGGCGTCGCCGTCCCGACGGCGATGCTGATCGGCGCAGTCGTGACGCCGACCGATCCGGTGATCGCCAACACGATCGTCACGGGGCGTCTCGCAGAGGAGAACATCCCGTCTCGCGTCCGCCGGCTCATCTCCGGCGAGTCAGGCGCGAACGACGGGCTCGCTGCGCCGTTCGTCCATCTTGGCATCCTCACTGTCCTGTATCCTCCGAGTGCGGCGCTCGCGGAGTGGGTCCCGTCGACGTTCGTTCAGGAACTCGCCATCCCGATCGCGGTCGGCGTCGCCGTCGGTGCCAGTGCCGGGATCGTCGAACGCTGGACCAGCGAACGCGAGATCACCGACGAAACGTCGGTGCTGACGGTGACGGTCGCGCTCACGTTCGCGGTGCTTGGCGCCGTCACGGTGCTCGGCGGCGGCGGGATCCTCGGCGTCTTCGTCGCGGCGCTCGCGTACAGCCGCTTTGCCGATCCGAGCGACGAGGCTCACGAACAGCAGGTGACGGAGGTGTTCAATCGCCTGTTCAGTTTCCCGGTGTTCGTCCTGTTCGGAATGGAAATTCCGTGGGCTAGATGGACCGCGCTGGGCTGGCGGGGGCCGGCGCTGGTCGTCGCCGTCCTGCTGGCGCGACGGCTCCCGATGGTGCTCGCGCTCGGCCCGGCGATTCACCCACTCGATACGCTGCGCTCCCGGCTGTTCGCCGGCTGGTTCGGCCCGGTCGGCATCGCCGCGCTGTACTACGCGACGCTCGCGGCCCGAGAGACCGGGGTCGAAATCGTCTGGGTCGCCGGGAGTCTCGTCGTCGCCGGATCGTTGCTCGCCCACGGCGTCACTGCGACGCCGCTGACGCTGCTGTACGGACGGCACGACGCCGACGCTCAGTGA
- a CDS encoding cold-shock protein has protein sequence MAKGNVDFFNDTGGYGFIETEDEDDDVFFHMEDVGGEDLTEGQEVEFSIEQAPKGPRATNLTRL, from the coding sequence ATGGCGAAAGGAAACGTTGATTTCTTCAACGACACTGGCGGTTACGGTTTCATCGAGACTGAGGACGAGGACGACGACGTATTCTTCCACATGGAAGATGTCGGCGGCGAGGACCTCACTGAGGGACAGGAAGTCGAATTCAGCATCGAGCAGGCCCCCAAGGGTCCGCGCGCGACGAACCTTACGCGGCTGTAA